The genomic DNA GGCTTCGTTGACCTTCTCGCCGGCATAGGCTTCGCGGACGCGCAGGCGGTTTTCGGCGCTCTGCATCCGCGTCACCAGGCTGTTCTGGCGCGCGCGGGCTTCGCGCAGCTTGCCTTGCAGCTTGGCGATATCCTCTTCCGACGCCTTGAGCGCGTCGTCGAGCGTTTCGATCTCATGGCTGAGATGCTCGGCCATGTCGGTCGCCTTCTGGCGTTCGACCAGTGCGGCCTTGGCCAGATCCTCGCGATCCTTGGAAAGGGCGAGCTGCGCCTTTTCGGTCCAGCTATCCTGCAGGGCGGTCAGCTTGGCGATGTGGCGGCGCATTTCCTTCTGGTCGGCAATGGTGCGGGCGGCCGACGCGCGGACTTCCACCAGCGTTTCCTCCATTTCGAGGATGATCATGCGGATCATCTTCGCGGGGTCTTCCGCCTTGTCGAGCAGGTCGGTCACATTGGCGGCGATGATGTCGCGGGTGCGGGAGAAAATACCCATTTCAACTACTCCTGGTCGATTCTTCTGTTTCGGGTGCCGGGGCGGGCGAGAGGGGGCTTCCCGCCCCGGCCGGGGATGCGATCCTTACGCCAGATAGCGCAGGGTCGCGGGGCTGTCCTGCGTCGCGACGATCGGGGTTTCGCTGGCGCGGGCCGGGCCGACCGCTGAAAGGATCATCGTCGATCCGAACAGCAGGGCGACGATAGCGACCGACATCAACTGGCCGATTTCGCGAACGCTGTTGCTGGTCTTTTCCATTTTTCTCACTCCCTGAACCTTGGCCTTCATGTGGGTTCCGCATGTCGTTGCGGATTGCCCTTAGCTAAGCAGGCAGCGTGCCAATTTACAGAAAGGGCGGATTTCCTTCATTTTCGGTTCATCTGGCCACATCATGCCAAGATATCGCTTGCCGAAAGATGGGAAATTTCACCATAAGTTGGCGCATGGAGAAAAATACGCAGTTTGTCGGCCAGTCGCTGGCCTTTCTCGACGCGGTCGAGCAGGCGGGCCGCGCCGCCGAACTCAATCGCCCGGTGCTGGTGATCGGCGAACGCGGCACTGGCAAGGAACTGATCGCCGAGCGGCTCCATCATTTGTCGCCGCGCTGGGGCGAGCCATTGATCGTGATGAACTGCGCCGCGCTGCCCGAAACGCTGATCGAGGCGGAATTGTTCGGCCATGAACAGGGCGCCTTCACCGGCGCGACCAAGGCGCGGCCGGGGCGGTTCGAGGAGGCGGATGGCGGCACATTGTTTCTGGACGAACTGGGCACATTGTCGATGGCGGCGCAGGAACGGCTGCTGCGCGTGGTCGAATATGGCGAGGTGACGCGGATCGGCGCATCGCGGCCGGTGCGGGTCGATGTGCGGATCGTCGCGGCGACCAATGAGGATCTGCCCGCCGCGGCCGATGCCGGGCGGTTCCGGCCCGACTTGCTGGATCGACTGAGTTTCGAGGTCATCACTTTGCCCCCGCTGCGCGCGCGCGAGGGCGATGTCGCGGTGCTGGCCGATCATTTCGGGCGGCGCATGGCGGCGGAACTAAACTGGCCGCAATGGCCGGGCTTTACAGCGGCCTGCGCGGCGGAGCTTGAAGGCTATGGCTGGCCGGGCAATGTGCGGGAATTGCGCAATGTGGTGGAGCGGGCGGTCTATCGCTGGGACGAGCCAGCGCGACCGATCAGCCGCATCACCTTCGACCCCTTCGCCTCCCCCTGGAAACCGCAGCCGATGATGCCGAGGGCCGACGCCGCGTCGAACGATGCGCCCGCGCCGGCCGCCAGCGCCCGGTCATCCGCCGCCTATGACGAGATCAGCGATCTGCGCGCGGCGGTGGACGGGCATGAAGCAGCGATCATCCGCGCCGCGCTGGACCGCTTCCGCTACAATCAGCGCGCGACGGCCAAGGGGCTGGGCCTGACCTATGACCAGCTGCGCCATTGCATGAAGAAACATGGGTTGAGCGCGGGCTGATCCGCCCGCGCCCATCGGCCGTTCAGCGGGTCGGCACGGGTTCCGCGCCGCTATAATCGTAGAAGCCCCGGCCCGTCTTGCGGCCATACCAGCCGGCTTCGACATATTTGACCAGCAGCGGCGCCGGGCGATATTTGGGGTCGCCGGTGGTGCTGAGGAACACGTTCAAAATCTCCAGCGCGGTATCGAGGCCGACGAAATCCAGCAGCGTGAGCGGCCCCATCGGATGGTTGAGGCCGAGCTTGCAACCCTGATCGATGTCAGTGACGCTGCCTACGCCTTCGCCCAGCACGAACACCGCCTCGTTCAGCATCGGCAGCAGGATGCGGTTCACGACGAAGCCCGGCGCGTCGAAGGCGTGGACGGTGGTCTTGCCGATCTTCGCAACGAAGCCTTCCACCGCCGCCACGGTTTCGGGCGTGGTGGCGAGGCCGCGAATGACCTCCACCAGCACCATGACCGGCACGGGATTGAAGAAATGCACGCCGAGGAACCGCCCGGCATCCGGCGCGGCCTGCGCCAGGCGCGTGATCGGGATGGAGGAGGTGTTGGTGGCGAGGATCGCGTCGGGTGCGAGAATCTTGCCGACATTGGCAAAGATGGCGCGCTTGATCTCTTCCCGCTCGGTCGCCGCTTCGATCACCAGTTGGGCGGCGGCCAGCGGCGCGACCTCGCCAACGGGCGTGATGCGGGCAAGGGCTGCGTCGGCGTCGGCCTGGGCGATCTTTTCCTTTTCGACCGCACGGGACAGCAGTTTGGCGATGCCCGCTTTGCCCTTTTCCGCACGGGCGAGATCGATGTCGGACAGGATGACATTATAGCCCGCCTGCGCCGCGACCTGGGCGATGCCGGCCCCCATCTGCCCTGCGCCGATCACGCCCACCGTGCGAATATCCGTCATGCCCGTCCCTCCATCTTGAATCATGCCTCCCCCCTTAACTGCGCCTCCGCGCCACGACCAGTGCCCAGCATCGGTGAAATCACCCTGTCGCCGAAGCCTGTCGCGCCGAAGCGTCTATTGGAGCGATTGCGTCATTTCCGGCTTTGCGCGACGCGGCGGCCATGGTTAAAAGCCCGACATGTCCCTTTCCGACACAATGCCAGCGCCGGCGACCGGACGCTTTGTCGCCGCAGTGCATCATTTCCCGCTGCGTATCTATTTCGAGGACACCGACCTGTCGGGTCTGGTCTATCATGCCAATTATCTGCGCTATATGGAGCGCGCCCGGTCCGACATGCTGCGCATCGCCGGCATCGACCAGCGGAGCGAACATGAAGGGGGTAGCGGCGTCTATGCCGTCACCGATCTTGCCATCCGCTATCGCCGCCCGGCGCGGCTGGACGATGACCTGATGGTCGTCAGCCGCGTGACCGACGTGCGCGCGGCAAGCTGCACCATTCAGCAGTCAGTCATGCGCGGCGAAGAAGAACTGACCAACGCCGCTATCACCGTCGCCTGGCTGACGCCGCAGGGTCGCCCACAGCGGCAGCCCAAGGCCTGGACCGCCATTTTCACTCGCCTGCTCCAAGGGGAATATATCCACCCATGACGCTCAACCTGCCTGCCGGCGCGATGACCGATGCCGCGACCATCTCTCCCCTCGCCCTGTTTCTTCAGGCCGACATCGTCGTCAAAGGGGTGATGGTCGGCCTGCTGCTGGCCAGCATCTGGACCTGGGCGATGATCATCGGCTTTTCCTTCACGCTGCGCAAGGCGAGCAAGGAAAGCCGCAAGTTCGAAGCCGATTTCTGGAAAGCCGAGGATATCGACCGCTTCTATGAATCGCGTGGCAAAACCGACTTTCCCGCCGCCAAGGTGATGGCCGCCGGCGTCACCGAATGGCGCCGGTCCACCGCGCAGCGGGTGATCGACCGCGACGGCACCCGCGACCGGCTGTCGACATCGATGTCGAGCGCGATCGCGGCCGAGGTGGATCGCCTGTCCGACCGGCTCAACATATTGGCGACGATCGGATCGGTCGCGCCCTTCGTCGGGCTGTTCGGCACCGTCTGGGGCATCATGCGCGCCTTCACCTCGATCGCGGCGGAGCAGAACAGCTCGCTCGCGGTGGTCGCGCCGGGCATTGCCGAAGCGCTGTTCGCGACCGCCATCGGCCTGTTCGCGGCGATCCCGGCAGTCATCGCCTACAACCGGTTCAGCCATGGCATCAACCGGCTGGAATCAGGCCTGACCCGCTTTGCCGACGGCTTCTATTCGACGCTGAGCCGTGAACTGGAGGCCCAACGATGACCTTGGGCATCGTTGCACAAAAAGCGTTGATGACCTTGGGCATCGTTGCACTCAAGGGAGCGCGCTAAATGGCGATGTCCGGTCCTCCATCCGGCCGTCGCGGGCGCGGGCGCGCGCCGATGGCCGACATCAATGTGACGCCGCTGGTCGATGTCATGCTGGTGCTGCTGATCATCTTCATGGTGACGGCACCGCTGCTGGTGACAGGCGTGCCGGTCAACCTGCCCGAAACCCGCGCCAAGGGGTTGGGTCAGGACGCCAAGCCGACCGTGGTGTCGATCGACCGCGACGGCGGCCTGTTCATCAATGAAGATCAGGTGAGCGACGCCGACCTGCCCGACCGCTTCGCCGAAATCGCGTCGGCCCATGCCGGCCAGCCTGAACCGCCGCAAATCTTCCTGCGCGCCGATACCGCGCTGGATTATGGCCGGGTGATGCGGGTGATGGGCGAACTCAATCGCGCGGGCCTGAACAAAGTGTCGCTGGTCAGCACCGACGCCGGGTCCGGCGGCGGTGCGGACAGCGGTGGTTCAGAATAGGGGCCATAGGTCAATCATATGGATCGCGCGGAAAAAATCGGCCTTGGCGTGGCGACGGCGGGACATGTCCTGCTGTTCGGCCTGCTGTCGGCCGGTTTCCTGGCCACCCCGAACCCGCTGAAGCTGAAATCGCCGCCGATGGATGTGAGCCTGGTGGACGAGGTGGCGCTGCAATCGACCGCGCCGCAAATCTCAACCCAGCCGCCCCCGCCCAGCGTCGCGCCGGAAGAAGGGCCGACACAGGAGGCCAGGCCGGCGCCCGAACCCGCGCCGCAGCCGGAACCCGCCCCCGCGCCGCCGCCGCCCAAACCGCAGCTCAAGCCGACTCCCGCACCCCCGCCGCCCAAACCGGTGGCGAAGCCGTTGCCGCCCAAACCTCAGCCGACGCCGCCGAAGAAGGAGGTCGCCAAGACCCCGGCCAAGCCGAAGCCTGCGCCCGAAAAGCCCGCACCGGAAAAGCCGGTGGCCAGGGCCAAGCCTGCGCCCGAAAAGCCCAAGGCCGCCGCCGCGCCGTCGAAATCAAGCAAGAGCGACTCAAAGGCGAAGAACGACGCGCCGGCCCGCGCTTCGGGTCAGGGCAAGGCGGACAAGCCGAAGGGATCGTTGCTGGGCAAGGATTTCCTGAAGGGCATCGACACCAATGCCGATGCGCCGCGCAAGCCCGCGCCGCCGCCCGCCGCCGCCATGGGGCCGCAGCAGAAGGCCGCGCTGGACGCCGAAATCCGCCGCCAGTTGAAGGCCCATTGGCGGCCGCCATCGGGCGCGGATGCCGACCAGCTCGTCACCCTGCTGGATGTCCGGCTCGACCGCAGCGGCAATGTCGTCGGCACGCCGGAGGTGATCGACCAGCAGGGCGTGACCGCCAGCAACCGGCCGCAGGCGAAGCTCCATGCCGAACGGGCGATCCAGGCGGTGAAGCTCGCCGCGCCCTTCCGCAATTTACCCGATGAATTTTACGACCAGTGGAAATGGCTCCGGCCACTCCGCTTTGACGCGAGGCTGAACCGATGAAAACGACTCTGCTCCGCCGCCTGACAGTGGCGACCGTTGCGCTGGCGGCGGCCCTGTCCACGCCCGCCATGGCGCAATTGTCGGTCGACGTGACCGGCGAGATCGACAGCAACCTCAAGATCGCGGTCCCTGCCCTGCCCGCGCAGCAGGATGTCGCGACCCCGGCCGGGTCGGCGGGCGAGCTGGGCCGCAAGATCGCCGAGGTGATCGCGTCCGACCTGAAAGGCTCCGGCCTGTTCGATCCGTCCGGTCCGGGCGGGATGCCGGCCATCGCCTTCCCCGAAGTCACCAACCCCGCCTATGACAAATGGGGCGCCTATCAGGCATTGGTGCAAGGCTTCGTCCGCACGACCGGGGGCGAGGCGGACATTACCGTGGGCTGCTATCTCTACGATGTCGCGCTGAAGCAGGAACTGACGCGGCAGGGCTATATCGTCGCGCCGCGCGACTGGCGGCGCGCCGCGCATAAATGCGCCGACGCCATCTATGCCCGGCTGTCGGGCGAAAGCCCCTTCTTCGACAGCCGTATCGCCTATATCGCCGAGAGCGGTCCCAAGGGCGCGCGCGTCAAGCGGCTGGCGATCATGGATTCGGACGGAGCGAACCACCGCTTCATCACCAACGGCCAGTCGATGGCGCTGACCCCGCGCTTTTCGCCCGACTATAAATCGATCGTCTATGTGAGCTACCTCAACAGCCGGGTGCGCATCTATATTTACGACATCGGCGCGGGGCAGCAGAAGCTGGTGACGGAAAGCAGCAACGCGACCTTCGCGCCGCGCTGGTCGCCCGATGGGCGCAACATCCTCTTTTCCATGGCGGTGGCAGGCAACACCGACATTTACCGCGTATCGGCCAATGGCGGATCGCCGGTGCGGCTGACCAATTCGCCGGGCATCGACGTGGGCGGCAGCTACTCGCCCGACGGCAGCCAGATCGTGTTCGAAAGCGATCGATCGGGTGGGCAGCAGCTTTATGTGATGAACGCCGATGGATCGAACCAGCGGCGGATCAGCCATGGCGGCGGCCGTTATGCGACGCCCGAATGGTCGCCGCGCGGCGACCTGATCGCCTTCACCAAGATGAGCGGCGACTTCAAGATCGCGGTGATGACGCCGGGCGGCGACAATGAGCGCATCCTGACCAACGGCTGGCAGGATGAACAGCCAAGCTGGTCGCCCAATGGCCGGGTGCTGCAATTTTTCCGCACCACGCCGGGCAAGCAGGGCAGCAGCCAGGTGTGGCAGGTCGACCTGACCGGGGTGAATGAACGGCGCATCCCGACCCCGCTCAGCGGCTCCGACCCGGCATGGGGACCGTTGCTGCCCTAATCCGCGGTTCAGGCAACGGAACCTAATCATCTTGACAGCGTAACGAAGTTCACGGACCCTGTCGTCGTCCCCGCGGGCGGCTGACAGCGCAAAAAGGAGACCCCCCTCATGAAATTGTCCCGGACCGTGGTCATGGCCACCGCCATCATCGCGCTTGCCGCCTGCTCGAAAAAGCCGCCGGCGCAGCTGCCCCCCGCCCCCGGCGGCACCGACACCAGCGCGCCCAGCGGCCCGATGACGCCGACCGGCCCGCGCAAGGGCAGCCAGGAGGATTTCATCGCCTCCGTCGCGGCCGACCGCATCTTCTTTGGCCTCGACCAATATGATGTCGATGCGGAGGACCAGGCGACGCTCCAGAGCCAGGCCGCCTGGTTGCAGCAGAATCCGTCGGTGCGCGTCACGGTTGAAGGCCATGCCGACGAACGCGGCACCCGCGATTATAATATCGCGCTGGGCGAGCGCCGGGCCAATGCGGCGAAGAATTATCTCGCCTCGCTGGGCATCGATCCCGGCCGCATCACCACCGTCAGCTATGGCAAGGAACGGCCGGCGGCGCTGGGGTCGGACGAGGCAAGCTGGGCGCAGAATCGCCGCGCGGTGACGGTCACGATCCAATATTGAGGGCTTCACCCCGATAAGCCAGAAAGGCTCGCCGATCGTGCGATCGGCGGGCCTTTTTATTGTAGCCGCGCCCTGATCGTGCCGATCGCCGGCGCTTAACTTCGCACATTTCCCGCAAATTTTGACATTTTCGATCAAAAGTGGGAAATATCATTACCAGCATCGAATGCCGGCGCCGGATCATAATCCTTGCCCGCGCGATAGGACAGGGCGACGCAAAGCCCGATGTTCCTTGGCCGCAAAAGCGGCTAAGAACCAGGGGATGCAGAGAAGCGACCCGAAGAACAAGCCCCCCACGATCAAGGAAGTCGCCGCCCATGCCGGCGTATCGGTCATGACCGCGTCGCGCGCGGTGAATGGCAAGGCGCTGGTCAGCGCCAAGGCGCAGCGGGCGGTGGAGCAGGCGGTCCGGGAACTGGGTTACATCCCCAATGCGTCGGCCCGCGCGCTGGCGGGCAGCGCCGACCGGCGGGTGGCATTGCTGCACAGCAACAGCACGACATCGGCCTATCTGGGCGAATTGCTGCTGGGGGCGCTCAGCGAAGCGCCGCAGCGACATTTGCATCTGGTGGTGGAGCAATGCGCGCCCGGCGCCTTCGCGCAGGAAATCGTCGATCAGGTGGCGCAGGCCCATGTCGCGGGCGTGATCCTGCCGCCGCCGCTGTGCGACTGGGCGGAACTGGTCGAGGGGCTGGCGGCGCGCGACATCGCCATCGTCGCGATCGCCCCCGATCAGGACGGGCCGGACCGGCTGAGCGTCGGAACCGATGACCGGCACGCCGCCTATGACCTGACCCGGCACCTGATCGAACTGGGCCACCGGCGCATCGGTTTCATCGAGGGTAATCCGCGTCACCGGTCAAGCGCGCGGCGCTTGCAGGGCTTTCGCGACGCGCTGATCCATCATGGGCTGGAACAGGACGACCGGCTGGTCGTGCCGGGCGACTTCAGCTATCGATCGGGGCTGGACGCGGCGGAGACGCTGATGGCGCTGGCGGCGCGGCCAACCGCGATCTTCGCCTGCAATGACGATATGGCCGCCGCCGCGATCACCGTGGCGCATCAGCGGCGGATCAACGTGCCGGCCGAAATCAGCATCTGCGGCTTTGACGATACGCCGCTGGCGAGCGCGATCTGGCCGGCGCTGACCACCATCCGCCAGCCGATCCGCGACATGAGCCGCGAGGCGATCGGCCTGCTGGCGATGCGGTTCCGCAATCAGGATGAGGGCGCGGACGGGATCATCGGCAAGGTGAAGCTGGACTATCAGCTCATCCGCCGCCAGTCGGACGCGGTGCCGGCGCGGCATTAGAATATGATGGCTTCACATCGCCCCACCCCGTCATTGCGAGCGCAACGAAGCAATCCATGTGCGCGCCGGTGGATTGCTTCGCTGCGCTCGCAATGACGATTCACGCCAATATCATCCCACTCTAACGCCGGGCGGACACCGCTTCAGGCGGCAAGGCGGTTGCCGTAGCCGATGATGAGGGTGGCGAAGATCAGCAGGCCGACGCCGGTCCACACCATGCGACGGACGGCAGGCGCGGCGTCCTTCCATTCGCGGAAGGCGAAGCCCCAGCAGGTGCCGAAGATGATGATCGAGGCCATGTGCAGCGTCCAGCTCGAAAAGCCGAAGCGGCCCATCTGACTCTCACCCATGGTGTAGAAGAAAAACTGGAAATACCAGGCCGTGCCGGCGAGCGCGCAGAGCAGGAAATTGGGCAGCAACCGGGGGCGTTGCCCACTGGCGTCGGGGGCGCCGGCCCACTGGCCCGCCGACTTGTTGCGGACGATCAGCCAGCCGCACCAGAGCGCGTTGGTGATGAGGCCGCCGAACATGACGAGGCAGAGCGTCGGCAGGCCGGTCCAGAGCGGGCCGGTGCCGGCGGCGGCGGAAAGCGCCTTGACCGGCTCGCCCGCCGCGAGGCCAAAGGCGAAGCAGGAGGACATGATGCCGGAGAAGATGGCGACGGCAATGCCCTTTTTGAAATCGAACTCGGCGACGGCGGCGGCCTTCTGCGCCGGGCTGAGCGCTTCATCCTTGCGCGCGCCGGCGCGGGCGACGACGATGATGCCGGCCAGCGTGACGGCAAGACCCAGCAGCACGATCCGGCCATGCGTCGTGCCGACGATCTGCGTCATGAACGTCCCGTCGAAAATGGGCGGAATCAGCGTGCCGAACACGGTGCAGAGGCCCAGCACCACCGCCATGCCGAGCGACAGGCCCAGATAGCGCATGGTGAGGCCATAGGTGAGGCCGCCAAAGCCCCAGAGAAAGCCGAAGAACATGCACCAGCCGACGACCGAGCCAGGCACCTGGCGCATCACGCCCAGCAGGTCGCTGGTCTGGACCGAGGCGAAGAACCAGGGTGCGATCACCCAGGAAAAGATGCCGCCGGTCAGCCAGAAAATCTCCCAGTTCCAGCGTTTGACGCCGCGATAGGGGACGTAGAAGCTGGCCGAGGCGAAGCCGCCCAGCCAGTGAAAGAGAACACCGAGCAGTGGATTGGCGATCATAGGTCCAGTTCCAGACGATAGAGGCGGTTGGCGTTGCCGGCGAACAGCGCGCGGCGATCGGCTTCGGAAAAGTCGGCGACGATGGCGTGATAGGTTTCCATGTAACGGTCGATGGAACCGAACAGCTTGTCTGTGGGCGTGTCGCTGGCGAACATGCAGCGATCGACGCCGAACAGGTCGATCGTCTCGCGGATGAGCGGTTCTACGCTCTCGCGGCTCCAGTCGCGGCGGATGAAACCCATGCCGGACAGTTTCACCGCGACATGGGGGAGCGCCGCGAGCGCCTTCATGCCGCGCCGCCAGTCCTCCAGACCATCAGGATCGGTCAGCACCGGCATCCCCATATGGTTGATGATGACGGGTATGTCGGCATGGCGCGCGATCAGCGGGGCGAGGCCGGGCATCTGCCCCGGATAGCATTGCAGGTCGAAGGACAGGCCATATCTGGCGAGCAGGACGTAGCCGGCCTGCCATTGGGGATCGACGGTCAGGTCGACCGGGCCATAGGTCCGCTGCGGGCTGGGGTGCCAGTTGACGATATGGCGGATGCCCCTGACCCGTTTGTGCGCGGCTTGCGCGGCGAGCAGGCTATCGACTTGCGGATCATTGAGCGCGGCGAAGGCGACGAATCCGGTCGGCAGTCCCTCGGTCGCGGCCAGCCCGTCCAGCCATTGGGTTTCGCGCAGCGCGCTGTCCGACGCCGCGCCGGCATCGACATGAACCGCGCCGACGACATTCCAGCGGGCGAGATCGACGCGATAGTCAGCGACGCCATAATCATGAGCGATGGCTGCGACGCTGCCATTCGGCCCCTCATCGGAGAAGGGCGGGCTGAGCCAGTCGTAGCGGATATGCGCCAGGTTCCAGAGATGGATATGCGCATCGACAAAGGGGATCATGCAATCCTCTCCAACAGGGTAAAGCGGCGCGCCGGCTCTTGGATGGCCGGTCGCGCCGCGCGACTTCTTTAATAGGTGGTGCGGCCACCTGAAGTGTCGAAGGTCGAGGCGGTGGTGAAGCTGCACTCCTCGGACGCCATGAAGCCGATAATCGCAGCCGATTCCTCGACATAGCCAAGGCGGCCCATCGGAATCTTCGACCGCATATAATCGACCTGGCTCTGCGGTAGCTGTTCCAGGATCGGGCTTTCGAACGTGGCCGGGGTCAGCGCATTGGCGATCACGCCCTTGCCCGCCAGTTCCTTGCCAAGGCTCTTGGTAAAGCCGATCACGCCCGCCTTGCTGGCGCTATAGGCCGAGGCGTTGGGATTGCCCTCCTTGCCCGCGACCGACGAGACGTTGACGATCCGGCCATAGCCGTTGGCCAGCAGGTAGGGCACGACTTCCCGGTTGCAGTAGAACAGGCCGTTAAGGTTAATGTCGATCACCCGCTGCCAGCTATCGATCGGGAATTCCTGCACCGGCACGGTGGCGCCGGTAATGCCCGCCGAACAGATCAGAATGTCGACCTTGCCCAGTGCATCGGCGCTGTCCTTCGCCGCGGCGGCGACCGCCGCGGGATCGGACACGTCGAGCGCATATGTGCGGGTCGCGCCGACTTCATCCTTCGCGGCGGCCAGCGCTTCGGGGTTCAGATCCCACAACACCACCTTGCCGCCTTCGGCGACGATGCGCGCGGCGACCAGCTTGCCCAGGCCCGACGCGCCACCGGTGATGATGGCGCAGCGGCCGTCATAGCGTCCGGCAAAGACGCTCATCCCAGCACCTCGTCGCCCAGGTCGCGCCATGCGACGACATTCTGTTTCTGGGCGCCAAGACCCGCAATGCCCAGTTCCATGACATCGCCAGCCTTGAGGTAGATGGCGTCGGGCTTCTTGCCCTCGCCCACGCCCGGCGGCGTGCCGGTGATCATCAGGTCGCCCGGCTGGAGCGTGACATATTCGCTGACGTAGGAAATCAGTTCGGCAACGGTGAAGATCATCGTTTTCGTATTGCCGGTCTGCATCCGCGCGCCATTGACGTTCAGGTGCATGTCCAGATCCTGCGGATCGCCAATCTCGTCCGCTGTCACCAGCCAGGGGCCGACGGGGCAGAAGGTGTCATGACCCTTGCCCTTGCTCCACTGGGTGCCGCGATTCTTCTGGTTGAAGCGTTCCGACACGTCATTGGCGAGGACATAGCCCGCGACCTTCGACAGCGCCTGTTCCTTGCTGACATAGCGGCAGGTTTCGCCGATGATGACGCCCAGTTCGACTTCCCAGTCGCCATGGGTCGCGCCCTTGGGCAGCATCACCTCATCATTGGGGCCGTTGAGGGCGGAGAG from Sphingobium sp. CAP-1 includes the following:
- the rhaT gene encoding L-rhamnose/proton symporter RhaT, with amino-acid sequence MIANPLLGVLFHWLGGFASASFYVPYRGVKRWNWEIFWLTGGIFSWVIAPWFFASVQTSDLLGVMRQVPGSVVGWCMFFGFLWGFGGLTYGLTMRYLGLSLGMAVVLGLCTVFGTLIPPIFDGTFMTQIVGTTHGRIVLLGLAVTLAGIIVVARAGARKDEALSPAQKAAAVAEFDFKKGIAVAIFSGIMSSCFAFGLAAGEPVKALSAAAGTGPLWTGLPTLCLVMFGGLITNALWCGWLIVRNKSAGQWAGAPDASGQRPRLLPNFLLCALAGTAWYFQFFFYTMGESQMGRFGFSSWTLHMASIIIFGTCWGFAFREWKDAAPAVRRMVWTGVGLLIFATLIIGYGNRLAA
- a CDS encoding amidohydrolase family protein, with the protein product MIPFVDAHIHLWNLAHIRYDWLSPPFSDEGPNGSVAAIAHDYGVADYRVDLARWNVVGAVHVDAGAASDSALRETQWLDGLAATEGLPTGFVAFAALNDPQVDSLLAAQAAHKRVRGIRHIVNWHPSPQRTYGPVDLTVDPQWQAGYVLLARYGLSFDLQCYPGQMPGLAPLIARHADIPVIINHMGMPVLTDPDGLEDWRRGMKALAALPHVAVKLSGMGFIRRDWSRESVEPLIRETIDLFGVDRCMFASDTPTDKLFGSIDRYMETYHAIVADFSEADRRALFAGNANRLYRLELDL
- a CDS encoding SDR family NAD(P)-dependent oxidoreductase is translated as MSVFAGRYDGRCAIITGGASGLGKLVAARIVAEGGKVVLWDLNPEALAAAKDEVGATRTYALDVSDPAAVAAAAKDSADALGKVDILICSAGITGATVPVQEFPIDSWQRVIDINLNGLFYCNREVVPYLLANGYGRIVNVSSVAGKEGNPNASAYSASKAGVIGFTKSLGKELAGKGVIANALTPATFESPILEQLPQSQVDYMRSKIPMGRLGYVEESAAIIGFMASEECSFTTASTFDTSGGRTTY
- a CDS encoding fumarylacetoacetate hydrolase family protein, whose amino-acid sequence is MKFCRFGPRGQEKPGVIDSEGKIRDLSGVVADISIATLPAARAADVAALPLVEGDPRYGVPVKGIGKIVAIGLNYEDHAIESNLPIPTEPVMFMKALSALNGPNDEVMLPKGATHGDWEVELGVIIGETCRYVSKEQALSKVAGYVLANDVSERFNQKNRGTQWSKGKGHDTFCPVGPWLVTADEIGDPQDLDMHLNVNGARMQTGNTKTMIFTVAELISYVSEYVTLQPGDLMITGTPPGVGEGKKPDAIYLKAGDVMELGIAGLGAQKQNVVAWRDLGDEVLG